The following proteins are co-located in the Moraxella nasovis genome:
- a CDS encoding translocation/assembly module TamB domain-containing protein, with amino-acid sequence MTTKTTTSIGEKPPSPKAKKPRWLLCLIYLSAAIAALVILVAMLIFYAVSTDTGTKFLLEKIASETGTKLKYNKGNLRHGVWVSDVDIAQGEDITLQVNKAYIQIGWRAVLARQVHLTKADIDELVINNKKPPTGEPFDYATIKLPVDLLLQDVTANKVTYKQATVDPIYVYDIAVKKLDWSGTQVQLTDGNLTYNDVMSVHQVYGGIDLQGDYPLHATADVKINALDDLYVDVLKVKATGSLKHTKGTVTSKYNKHDVHGVFDVRGLEDGSPFNAKLSYDKVLLPYATDQQIFLEDGVITASGVIDNIKLSIDSDLKAKDIPNGRYVGRGVVRDGGMDIPFLQATTANGVLNADGRMEWSDGFELDAVLRGDGYQIRNDVPAEHDNLKPYLPKTLTGSLGVRYVNLDKPTNTTQLEFDLEQQDGEVVQATLKQSQHAPNQPWHIDASWRNLHRTNVPSLDVIHSPVGKASIIAGDGYTQIDAQAKINALSTAPKGDYTVKTTLKGDDIQLSRLDYQGVMGDLYGNGTIRLANNKRPLTWQMNLKTNKLIPNAYFDVPNKTPIKTLFGDIKARGVMRELERGRAIHDVSIDSTDLTAILADQSKTKSPQKVHIAGQGKSVIHLNDGKIQHFDATFLGDVDQNIQAGVDRAAVKLHVLGDMDQININTLNAKGDFGAVLASGSVQMTDGVAWNVVADLDGVDTKRFADKPEFAAILNGRLISSGRYKNDALSNVVAKFNGQITNDTIKNGNLRLDLTGDNNKFNISQLNFNHGDSSLSATGWVDISRGYQWNVMAAAKNFNIGMFLPSSSSNITGGLRTHGRWDNDAQIVAIEDLNVQGSYNKKPVSASGSLYAHLVLPKDLTAYLNELKQATKSKSTEQLLGLRGVIDDKARQAQGIVRSLNANHLNVRMGNDFISMNGNKQRFVTSVSIQDLSQYITDARGKVDGGLILIDDGRALPSVYIDLIASGVRVAGIIIQDASVLGKIVNLGNSNSQLILKATDVVAFGRVLKAVRVDFEGIESEHKLAIKAQGATADLQAKVTGGLNRQTMHYAGVLSDAKIYTKQGKFIQNQPAEFDVGIEDTKVQLASHCWQSLSANSTQGSLCFKDTLSYTPNGGHVNAIIQNLDTSVLDFAMPKDITWQSVLNGKVQAHWQKGTNPTINAVLYSDHGRIGVHQEDVGYTDMPYDRVSVIAHSVPEGLKLRTDIAGAVGRGYVDVVVDPFKQTKPITGALVVNNINLAVLGPFFPELQTLSGEASAAGGVGGTLSNPLFYGNASLKDGNVAIAGLPVNLQKINLDAKIRGKNATIEGSLFSGQGQAQVAGQADWQDDIQAKVRIAGENLDVVKPPLLTAQISPDVEVVVRPSEKYVDIKGVVSVPVATIRPPEASEDIVVESPDVTVLDRRNSGNVDKVLSTVKPWSINVDLGLDLGNDVVFRGFGAKLPLAGALHITQEGQGGLHGLGVIQVSERAKIDGIGQNLELNYAQIRFNGGDITNPRLSIEGEKQIEGKTVGVRVRGMASDPAITVYNDAGLSEQQAMSALVTGRISEAADSQISKQGFRSQVTNNLVAAGLSFGLSGTRNLTNSIGQALGLQSLTVDASGNAQDTSVNVTGYISPDLYIRYGVGVFNADSVLSMRYQLTRRIYVEATSATENTVDVIYRWKF; translated from the coding sequence ATGACAACAAAAACCACAACTTCGATAGGTGAAAAACCCCCCAGCCCAAAGGCAAAAAAGCCCCGCTGGCTATTGTGTTTAATTTATCTATCAGCTGCTATCGCCGCCCTTGTAATATTAGTGGCAATGCTGATATTTTATGCTGTCAGCACAGACACAGGCACCAAATTTCTATTAGAAAAAATAGCTTCTGAGACTGGCACGAAGTTAAAATACAACAAAGGTAATCTACGCCATGGCGTGTGGGTAAGTGATGTAGATATTGCCCAAGGCGAAGACATCACATTACAAGTAAACAAAGCCTATATCCAGATTGGCTGGCGGGCGGTGCTTGCTCGGCAGGTTCATTTGACTAAGGCAGATATTGATGAGCTTGTGATTAATAATAAAAAGCCGCCTACTGGTGAGCCTTTTGATTATGCGACGATTAAGCTGCCGGTTGATTTATTATTACAAGATGTTACTGCAAATAAGGTAACTTATAAGCAGGCGACTGTCGATCCTATTTATGTGTATGATATCGCTGTTAAAAAGCTAGATTGGTCAGGCACTCAAGTGCAGCTGACGGACGGTAATCTGACCTATAATGATGTCATGTCGGTGCATCAAGTATATGGCGGTATTGACCTTCAGGGTGACTATCCGCTACATGCCACAGCTGATGTTAAAATTAATGCCTTAGATGATCTGTATGTTGATGTCTTAAAGGTTAAAGCAACAGGTTCTTTAAAACACACCAAAGGCACAGTAACCAGTAAATATAATAAACATGATGTTCACGGTGTATTTGATGTGCGTGGCTTAGAAGATGGTTCGCCATTTAATGCAAAACTTTCTTATGATAAGGTTTTACTGCCTTATGCTACTGATCAGCAGATATTTTTAGAAGATGGTGTTATCACGGCAAGCGGTGTGATTGATAACATCAAGCTTAGCATCGATTCTGACCTTAAAGCAAAAGACATACCGAATGGTCGGTATGTAGGTCGTGGCGTGGTTCGTGATGGTGGTATGGACATTCCGTTCTTACAGGCGACCACAGCAAACGGCGTGCTTAATGCAGATGGTAGGATGGAGTGGTCAGATGGCTTTGAATTAGATGCTGTGCTGCGAGGTGATGGCTACCAAATCCGTAATGACGTGCCTGCCGAACATGATAATCTAAAGCCTTATTTGCCTAAGACATTGACAGGCAGTTTGGGTGTGCGTTATGTAAATTTAGACAAGCCTACCAACACCACCCAACTTGAATTTGACCTAGAGCAACAAGATGGCGAAGTGGTGCAAGCGACCTTAAAGCAGTCGCAGCACGCACCAAATCAGCCTTGGCATATTGATGCAAGTTGGAGAAATTTGCATCGTACCAATGTGCCAAGTCTTGATGTGATTCATAGTCCTGTCGGCAAGGCAAGCATTATCGCTGGCGATGGCTATACCCAGATTGACGCCCAAGCAAAAATCAACGCTTTATCAACAGCACCAAAGGGCGATTATACGGTTAAGACGACACTAAAAGGTGATGATATTCAGCTAAGCCGCCTTGATTATCAAGGGGTGATGGGAGATTTGTATGGCAATGGCACTATTCGTCTTGCTAATAACAAACGACCATTAACTTGGCAAATGAATCTAAAAACCAACAAATTGATCCCAAATGCGTATTTTGATGTGCCAAATAAAACGCCAATCAAGACCCTTTTTGGTGACATCAAGGCCCGTGGCGTGATGAGAGAATTGGAGCGTGGTAGAGCTATTCATGATGTGAGCATTGATTCTACCGACTTAACCGCCATATTAGCGGATCAATCAAAAACTAAATCCCCCCAAAAGGTTCATATTGCAGGTCAGGGTAAGTCTGTCATACATCTAAATGATGGCAAGATTCAGCATTTTGACGCTACTTTTTTAGGTGATGTGGATCAAAATATCCAAGCAGGTGTTGATCGTGCTGCAGTTAAGCTGCATGTTTTGGGTGATATGGATCAGATTAATATTAATACGCTTAATGCCAAAGGGGATTTTGGTGCTGTGTTGGCATCTGGCAGTGTACAGATGACAGATGGCGTGGCTTGGAATGTGGTGGCAGATTTAGACGGGGTGGATACGAAGCGATTTGCCGATAAGCCTGAGTTTGCAGCAATTTTAAATGGGCGATTAATCAGCTCTGGGCGTTATAAAAACGACGCATTAAGTAACGTTGTTGCAAAGTTTAACGGACAGATAACCAATGATACCATCAAAAACGGCAACCTTAGACTGGATTTGACAGGTGATAATAACAAATTTAACATCAGCCAGCTAAATTTTAATCATGGTGACAGCAGTCTGTCTGCGACAGGATGGGTGGATATTAGCCGTGGCTACCAGTGGAATGTGATGGCAGCTGCCAAAAACTTTAATATAGGTATGTTCTTGCCAAGCTCATCTAGTAACATCACAGGCGGACTGCGTACTCATGGAAGATGGGATAATGACGCTCAGATTGTAGCGATTGAAGATCTAAATGTTCAAGGCAGTTATAATAAAAAGCCAGTAAGTGCATCAGGTTCGCTATATGCCCATTTGGTTTTACCAAAAGATTTGACAGCCTATTTAAATGAACTTAAACAAGCAACCAAGTCAAAATCAACAGAACAGTTGCTAGGCTTAAGGGGGGTGATTGACGACAAAGCACGTCAAGCCCAAGGTATCGTTCGCTCTTTAAATGCCAACCATCTAAACGTCCGTATGGGCAATGACTTTATTTCAATGAATGGTAATAAGCAAAGATTTGTTACCAGTGTGAGTATCCAAGATCTTAGCCAATATATTACCGACGCTCGTGGTAAGGTAGATGGCGGTCTTATCTTAATAGATGACGGACGTGCCTTGCCATCGGTTTATATTGACTTGATTGCAAGTGGGGTGCGTGTGGCGGGTATTATTATCCAAGATGCTAGCGTGCTTGGAAAGATTGTCAATCTGGGTAATTCTAACAGTCAGCTTATACTAAAGGCAACGGACGTTGTTGCTTTTGGGCGCGTCCTAAAAGCAGTGCGTGTAGATTTTGAAGGAATTGAAAGCGAGCATAAGCTTGCGATTAAAGCACAAGGGGCGACCGCTGACTTGCAGGCTAAGGTGACAGGCGGTCTTAATCGTCAAACGATGCATTATGCAGGCGTGTTAAGTGACGCTAAGATTTACACCAAGCAAGGAAAATTTATTCAAAATCAGCCAGCCGAATTTGATGTTGGTATTGAAGACACTAAAGTTCAGCTTGCTTCTCATTGTTGGCAGTCGCTTAGCGCAAATAGCACCCAAGGCTCATTATGCTTTAAAGACACTTTAAGCTACACACCAAATGGCGGTCACGTTAACGCAATTATCCAAAACCTAGATACTTCTGTGCTTGATTTTGCGATGCCCAAAGACATCACTTGGCAGTCTGTATTAAATGGCAAGGTGCAGGCACATTGGCAAAAAGGCACAAACCCTACGATTAATGCTGTGCTGTATTCAGATCATGGGCGTATTGGTGTGCATCAAGAAGATGTCGGTTATACTGACATGCCTTATGATAGGGTCTCTGTTATTGCACACAGCGTCCCCGAAGGGCTTAAGCTTAGAACGGATATTGCAGGAGCGGTGGGGCGTGGTTATGTTGACGTCGTGGTTGATCCATTTAAACAAACTAAGCCTATCACAGGTGCTTTGGTTGTTAATAACATAAATTTAGCTGTTTTGGGCCCATTTTTCCCTGAACTGCAAACCTTATCTGGGGAGGCGAGTGCAGCAGGCGGTGTGGGTGGCACGTTATCAAACCCATTATTTTATGGCAATGCGTCTTTAAAAGATGGAAATGTTGCCATCGCAGGACTACCTGTCAATCTCCAAAAAATCAATCTAGATGCTAAGATTCGAGGTAAAAACGCCACGATTGAGGGGAGTTTATTTAGCGGTCAAGGTCAGGCACAAGTTGCAGGTCAGGCAGATTGGCAAGATGACATACAGGCTAAAGTACGCATTGCTGGCGAAAATTTAGATGTGGTAAAACCGCCATTATTAACAGCCCAGATTAGTCCAGATGTTGAGGTGGTGGTTAGACCTTCTGAAAAATACGTAGATATTAAAGGTGTGGTATCTGTACCAGTAGCAACCATCAGACCGCCAGAGGCAAGCGAAGACATCGTTGTAGAGTCGCCAGATGTTACCGTGCTTGACCGCCGAAACTCAGGCAATGTGGATAAAGTACTGTCTACTGTCAAGCCATGGAGCATTAACGTAGATCTTGGCTTAGACTTAGGTAACGATGTCGTGTTTCGTGGATTTGGTGCAAAACTGCCTTTAGCAGGGGCATTGCACATCACCCAAGAAGGACAGGGCGGGCTGCATGGCTTGGGCGTTATTCAGGTGTCAGAGCGTGCTAAGATTGATGGCATTGGCCAAAACCTTGAGCTTAATTATGCCCAAATTCGCTTTAACGGTGGTGATATTACAAATCCTAGATTGTCAATAGAGGGTGAAAAACAAATTGAGGGTAAGACAGTAGGTGTGCGTGTGCGTGGCATGGCGAGCGACCCTGCCATCACTGTGTATAATGACGCTGGATTAAGCGAACAGCAGGCGATGAGTGCCTTGGTAACAGGACGCATCAGTGAAGCTGCTGATTCACAAATCTCAAAACAAGGTTTTCGCTCGCAAGTTACAAACAACTTGGTGGCAGCAGGGCTAAGCTTTGGTCTGTCTGGCACTCGTAATCTGACTAACTCCATTGGTCAGGCTTTAGGACTTCAGAGCTTAACCGTCGATGCGTCAGGTAATGCCCAAGATACAAGTGTAAATGTTACAGGTTATATTTCACCAGACTTATACATTCGCTATGGCGTTGGTGTGTTTAATGCTGATTCGGTATTATCCATGCGTTATCAGCTGACTCGTCGTATTTATGTTGAGGCTACGAGTGCCACCGAGAATACAGTAGATGTCATTTATCGCTGGAAATTTTAG
- a CDS encoding autotransporter assembly complex protein TamA yields the protein MTGLISPYFLATADRKHPKTALKPNRLVVAMAAVLTVPFCQLSFGQSFVPSDQETDELPAQLYTPKQIEDRLNQALHDGVFDETIFDDVIVSRLGDNSNPIGFDDDTVIDLPEPDSQKTLGIGADGKPITQTGINPDVYIPKYHREQDYTTEVATHHVDEIKPDGLLKRLYDRVFNDGVSSVPRLDVSLFHSHGDINNTSIDNLTKIKRGDAKDEPYANIKAALEDITAESTADFRSAMPRLMQTAQAAARAVGYYDVKLRITKQEFGKINVIIDDIGEPVIVDHQILEVRGEGAGDRAYQEAVSSEVLKIGDTFHHGKYESNKSLIAEIGDERGYFDGRWLDSSADVILPDNAADVSLVYDTGEQYQFDDVVFFTIDPKTGQYTTDPDKLPVKAKLLEKLVNFQMGDAYNRQSVQNLSSDLLATGYFNTVNTETVFPGGDDAEGIDFEQGDGNDDQKPAEVDNSIVQTTQTIDLGDGITADVTPVEFSTSQIIQDKLALVTQKANRLYNAPEDRLLAINTQSKSKSILAKISDAVSNVARAILPDDDGEVDFSKQQPKLANKKTPQQVQQDKKVPLYVFVMADKPRDAQIGLGWGSDSGTRVVTKLEHNLINKDGYQAGVELGVSPHQKNATLYASRPLSHPLNDKLRAALSYEEKALNNGAKGFDLKTRTLEQSVSRNTIKENGWNRNYSLRYRLDELQTGIKGERIKDLPVKFADGRPTQEALLAGVSFSKNSMDDIANPMRGYRQQYSLELGSKHLMTDTDMAIVRAGINGMYSFGDNAYGKNRAHQVSGSLNAGYIVADDFNDVPYKLRFFAGGDQSIRGYNYESLSPISDKGYLTGGQALAVLSGEYNYEIMKGLRLGVFADVGNAYDKNFNNETKIGAGVGVRYASPVGQVRVDVATGIKEKDRSVKLHFFIGSPF from the coding sequence ATGACAGGTTTGATAAGCCCCTATTTTTTGGCAACTGCTGATCGCAAACACCCAAAAACTGCACTAAAGCCCAATCGCTTGGTGGTTGCGATGGCAGCTGTGCTAACGGTGCCGTTTTGTCAGTTAAGCTTTGGGCAGTCTTTTGTACCTAGCGACCAAGAGACTGATGAACTGCCAGCACAGCTGTACACGCCAAAACAAATTGAAGATCGACTAAATCAAGCCTTGCATGATGGCGTGTTTGATGAGACTATTTTTGACGATGTCATTGTTTCTAGATTGGGCGATAATTCTAATCCCATTGGGTTTGATGATGATACAGTGATTGACTTGCCAGAGCCCGACTCCCAAAAAACCCTTGGTATCGGTGCTGATGGTAAGCCTATCACTCAAACAGGCATTAATCCTGATGTGTACATACCCAAGTATCACCGCGAGCAAGATTATACGACCGAAGTGGCAACGCATCATGTTGATGAGATTAAACCTGATGGGCTATTAAAACGCCTGTATGATCGTGTGTTTAATGATGGCGTCAGTAGCGTGCCAAGGCTTGATGTTAGCTTATTTCATAGTCATGGCGATATTAATAACACAAGCATCGATAACCTGACTAAAATCAAACGTGGTGATGCCAAAGATGAGCCGTATGCCAATATTAAGGCAGCTCTTGAGGATATTACCGCAGAAAGCACGGCAGATTTTCGCTCTGCAATGCCAAGGCTTATGCAGACCGCCCAAGCTGCCGCACGAGCAGTTGGGTATTATGATGTTAAACTTCGTATCACAAAGCAGGAGTTTGGCAAAATTAACGTCATTATTGATGATATTGGTGAACCTGTTATCGTAGATCATCAGATCTTAGAAGTGCGTGGCGAAGGTGCAGGGGATCGTGCTTATCAAGAGGCGGTATCGTCTGAAGTACTTAAAATAGGCGATACATTTCATCATGGTAAATACGAATCTAATAAGTCTTTGATAGCAGAAATTGGCGATGAGCGTGGCTATTTTGATGGGCGTTGGCTAGATAGCTCAGCAGATGTCATCTTGCCTGATAATGCTGCTGATGTGAGTCTTGTGTATGACACAGGTGAGCAGTATCAGTTTGATGATGTGGTGTTTTTTACCATTGACCCTAAGACAGGGCAATATACCACAGACCCTGATAAATTACCCGTAAAAGCAAAGTTATTAGAAAAGTTGGTTAATTTTCAAATGGGCGATGCTTATAATCGTCAATCGGTTCAAAATCTATCCAGTGATCTTTTGGCAACTGGGTACTTTAACACTGTCAATACCGAAACCGTATTCCCAGGTGGTGATGATGCAGAGGGAATTGACTTTGAGCAAGGTGATGGCAACGACGATCAAAAGCCTGCTGAGGTGGATAACAGCATCGTCCAAACAACCCAAACGATAGATTTAGGCGATGGCATTACCGCAGATGTAACGCCTGTTGAGTTTAGCACTTCTCAGATAATCCAAGATAAGTTGGCACTGGTGACCCAAAAAGCCAATCGACTGTATAACGCCCCTGAAGATCGCTTGCTTGCAATCAATACCCAAAGCAAGTCTAAAAGTATCTTAGCTAAAATCAGTGATGCGGTAAGTAATGTGGCACGAGCCATACTGCCTGACGATGACGGCGAAGTTGATTTTTCAAAACAGCAGCCTAAACTTGCCAATAAAAAAACACCGCAGCAAGTACAGCAAGATAAGAAAGTTCCGTTGTATGTTTTTGTGATGGCAGACAAGCCACGAGATGCTCAAATCGGTCTGGGCTGGGGGTCTGATAGCGGTACACGTGTCGTAACTAAGCTTGAGCATAATCTCATCAATAAAGATGGCTATCAAGCAGGCGTGGAGCTTGGGGTTTCACCCCATCAAAAAAATGCAACCTTATATGCTTCTAGACCACTAAGCCATCCGCTTAATGATAAGCTTAGAGCTGCTTTAAGCTATGAAGAAAAGGCGTTAAATAACGGTGCAAAAGGCTTTGATTTAAAAACAAGAACTTTAGAGCAAAGTGTTAGCCGTAACACCATTAAAGAAAATGGATGGAATCGCAATTATTCACTTCGTTATCGCTTAGATGAACTGCAAACAGGTATAAAAGGCGAGCGTATTAAGGATTTGCCAGTAAAATTCGCTGATGGCAGACCCACCCAAGAGGCACTTTTGGCAGGTGTATCGTTTAGCAAAAATTCTATGGACGATATTGCCAATCCCATGCGTGGCTATCGCCAGCAGTATTCTTTGGAGTTGGGATCAAAGCATTTGATGACTGATACGGATATGGCAATCGTTCGAGCAGGAATTAATGGCATGTATAGCTTTGGCGATAACGCATACGGCAAGAACCGTGCCCACCAAGTCAGCGGTAGCCTAAATGCTGGCTATATCGTTGCTGATGATTTTAATGACGTGCCTTATAAGCTGCGTTTTTTTGCAGGGGGTGATCAGTCAATTCGTGGTTATAATTATGAAAGCCTTTCCCCCATTTCTGATAAGGGCTATCTTACAGGCGGTCAGGCATTGGCGGTGTTAAGTGGCGAGTATAATTATGAGATCATGAAAGGTCTGCGTTTAGGAGTGTTCGCCGATGTGGGTAATGCTTATGACAAGAACTTTAATAACGAAACAAAAATTGGTGCAGGCGTAGGCGTGCGTTATGCTTCTCCTGTGGGTCAAGTGCGTGTAGATGTGGCGACTGGTATCAAAGAAAAAGACCGTTCTGTTAAGTTGCACTTTTTTATTGGCTCACCATTTTAA
- a CDS encoding MFS transporter codes for MASQFSLFKHRRFSAMFFTQFLGAFNDNVFKQALILVLTYTAAAKLNVAVSLLNNLAALLFILPYFLFSAIAGQVADKYEKSRLTQAIKLLEIIIMVLAAIGFVFEWYWLLFIALFLMGTHSAFFGPIKYAYLPQVMRKDELVGANGLFQTGTSLAILTGMMMAGMLTQLKNPTLWLIISTISIAILGFIASKYLPKTPPNAPDICIDYHLLRPTISLVKYLYGLPLLFFIILGNSWFWFYGATFLTQTPEFSKTILHGNESVVILLLTLFSVGTAIGSLLCKTLAKNQISLKLLPIGITGLSIFAIDLYFSLNALNAIQPQNAYSIYEILHMDGFLSVCRALFLLGFFGGIYIVPLYSFMQTYAPARHRSRIIGANNIFNAIFMVGSAIFSIIILAVLKLDLPQLFLITGIINAIFGLFLYKKLHQYQHTMTPKTNDVID; via the coding sequence ATGGCCAGTCAGTTTTCTTTATTTAAGCACCGCCGCTTTAGTGCTATGTTTTTTACCCAGTTTTTAGGGGCATTTAATGATAATGTATTTAAACAAGCATTAATCTTGGTGCTAACATACACAGCCGCTGCCAAATTAAATGTTGCTGTAAGCTTACTCAATAATCTTGCAGCATTATTATTCATACTACCCTACTTTTTATTTTCCGCAATTGCAGGGCAAGTTGCTGATAAATATGAAAAATCACGCCTAACCCAAGCGATTAAGCTGTTAGAGATTATCATCATGGTGTTAGCGGCTATTGGGTTTGTGTTTGAGTGGTATTGGCTATTATTTATTGCGTTATTTTTAATGGGAACACACTCAGCGTTTTTTGGTCCGATTAAGTATGCCTATCTACCCCAAGTCATGCGAAAAGACGAGCTTGTTGGGGCAAATGGCTTATTTCAGACAGGTACAAGCCTTGCTATCTTAACAGGCATGATGATGGCAGGTATGCTCACTCAGCTTAAAAACCCAACGCTTTGGCTAATTATCAGCACCATCAGCATCGCTATTTTAGGTTTTATCGCCTCCAAATACCTACCTAAAACACCGCCAAATGCCCCAGATATTTGCATAGACTATCACCTTTTACGTCCAACTATCTCGCTTGTTAAGTACTTGTATGGCTTGCCATTGCTATTTTTTATCATCTTAGGTAATAGCTGGTTTTGGTTTTATGGTGCAACCTTTCTTACCCAAACCCCTGAATTTAGTAAGACCATCTTACATGGTAATGAAAGTGTCGTCATTTTACTTTTAACACTTTTTTCTGTTGGCACAGCCATCGGATCGCTGTTATGTAAGACCCTTGCCAAAAACCAAATCAGCCTAAAATTATTACCAATTGGCATTACTGGCTTAAGTATTTTTGCCATAGATTTATACTTTTCACTAAACGCTTTAAACGCCATTCAACCCCAAAATGCTTATTCTATCTATGAAATCTTACACATGGATGGGTTTTTAAGTGTATGCAGAGCATTGTTCTTATTAGGATTTTTTGGCGGTATTTACATTGTTCCGCTTTATTCTTTTATGCAGACATACGCCCCTGCACGCCACCGTTCACGCATTATTGGGGCAAATAACATCTTTAATGCTATCTTTATGGTGGGATCGGCAATTTTTTCTATCATCATTCTTGCTGTCTTAAAGCTTGATCTACCTCAGCTATTCTTAATTACTGGCATCATTAATGCGATATTTGGTCTTTTTTTGTACAAAAAACTTCATCAATATCAGCACACCATGACGCCCAAAACAAATGATGTGATTGATTAG
- a CDS encoding tetratricopeptide repeat protein has product MKKTLLLLGLSAIMSSQGFAKTYESPAMRGEITSVITSNHTNLLTTPIKSLPTPSVSISHVQTIDTVLIPANRSGKTLIDVTLLDEFIDDVSPNARHYPPNFPNATSKHTAEQNIKHLSDWIEPYASASDASFDVVLRAVKLNSMARNLNIGTDYAVRALKHIQKAIKMKPQDAETNFMFGMMLAETGAFTDGKKYLEKAASLGYLEAEQSLAQADLLSDNKPAAVRRLKQLQAKHPLNEQITKQVNIVENGGYYIWTIPDNDLSIKPYQ; this is encoded by the coding sequence ATGAAAAAAACACTTCTTTTACTTGGCTTAAGTGCAATCATGAGTTCTCAAGGTTTTGCCAAAACATACGAAAGCCCTGCTATGCGTGGTGAGATTACGAGCGTCATCACGAGCAATCACACCAATCTACTCACCACACCGATTAAAAGCCTGCCTACGCCATCAGTTAGCATTAGTCACGTTCAGACCATTGATACGGTGCTTATTCCTGCCAATCGCTCAGGTAAAACTTTGATTGACGTTACGTTGCTTGATGAATTTATTGATGATGTCTCACCTAATGCACGCCATTATCCACCAAACTTTCCAAACGCTACTTCAAAGCATACCGCCGAACAAAACATCAAACATTTATCCGACTGGATAGAGCCTTATGCTAGTGCTTCTGATGCCTCGTTTGATGTCGTGCTGCGTGCGGTCAAGCTAAACAGCATGGCTCGAAACCTAAATATCGGCACAGATTATGCAGTGCGTGCACTAAAACACATTCAAAAAGCCATTAAGATGAAACCACAAGATGCCGAAACCAACTTCATGTTTGGCATGATGTTGGCAGAGACAGGTGCTTTCACCGATGGTAAAAAATACCTAGAAAAAGCCGCTTCACTTGGCTATCTTGAAGCAGAGCAAAGCCTAGCCCAAGCTGACTTATTAAGCGACAATAAACCTGCTGCAGTTCGCCGACTCAAGCAGCTACAAGCTAAGCACCCTCTTAATGAGCAGATTACCAAGCAAGTCAATATCGTGGAAAATGGCGGATATTACATCTGGACAATCCCTGATAACGACCTAAGCATTAAGCCTTACCAATAA